One Streptomyces sp. SAI-135 DNA segment encodes these proteins:
- a CDS encoding ATP-binding protein — translation MTAATYQYVDLPDASVVTTRALLTARDNIADTVDARAMMCIHGGAGFGKTLAVNICLRELEHEDVRKITFRARPTARAVRYELFTALDLAGEPPRHPSEFDCLLKTALAERPRTFLVDEAQWLNGEAFEYFRYLWDEPSTQLAIIFVGGEGCHTVLRREPMLSSRVFIWQHFTRLTPGEVLEAIPLFHPIWADTDPDDITFADQHAAHGNFRAWAQLTAHTRTALARTGRFRADRDLLRWAFSRLA, via the coding sequence GTGACCGCGGCCACCTACCAGTACGTGGACCTGCCGGATGCGTCCGTGGTCACCACCCGCGCCCTGCTCACCGCCCGGGACAATATCGCCGACACCGTGGATGCCCGCGCCATGATGTGCATCCACGGCGGCGCCGGCTTCGGCAAGACCCTCGCCGTCAACATCTGCCTGCGCGAACTCGAGCACGAGGACGTCCGCAAGATCACCTTCCGGGCCCGTCCCACCGCCCGCGCGGTGCGCTACGAACTGTTCACCGCGCTCGACCTGGCCGGTGAACCACCGCGCCACCCCAGCGAGTTCGACTGCCTGCTGAAAACCGCCCTGGCCGAACGCCCCCGCACCTTCCTCGTGGACGAGGCCCAGTGGCTCAACGGGGAGGCGTTCGAATACTTCCGCTACCTGTGGGACGAACCCTCCACCCAGCTCGCGATCATCTTCGTCGGCGGCGAGGGCTGCCACACCGTGCTGCGCCGCGAACCGATGCTCTCCTCCCGCGTCTTCATCTGGCAGCACTTCACCCGCCTCACCCCCGGCGAGGTCCTCGAAGCCATCCCCCTGTTCCATCCGATCTGGGCCGACACCGACCCCGACGACATCACCTTCGCCGACCAGCACGCAGCACACGGCAACTTCCGCGCCTGGGCCCAGCTGACCGCGCACACCCGTACCGCACTCGCCCGCACCGGCCGTTTCCGGGCGGACCGGGACCTGCTGCGCTGGGCCTTCAGCCGCCTCGCATGA
- a CDS encoding histidine kinase — MTTRAVVRVMVLASVVPCGFALWVSALPRSQPTGAMSGASFVIALSVVNVGEACIAAVLIHARPRNAIGWIFAGLAVTSGWEQAFVAYGGYGLAEADPVWPGARLATVVASGLFVPGWVASATLLVALYPDGRLAARWWRWPVGAVVAGTVVLTFLSLFDSHAYGDLFPGLPAPLSMPPTLFTWLALGVCLPLLALSALVIWGGTVLRLLRSRPPERQLLVWLMCTEVPCMGASFYSAMVDNRPLPSVLLSFLVVVAVAVGVLRYRLLGIEAVLRRGLVYGLLTGAVIAVYLALTVGIGSALNRHPLLGVVAAALVAVLLAPARDRLQRAVDWLVYGERRDPLRALARLGDQVAVAGEPDLLPAALSAVMRAVRAPGAEVRAPDGHTVGQQGVMAAAGPSLPLRVGGRDLGTLTVAARRPAASYDTADLQLLAALALQVATLLRALELTEALEAERDHVVAATHAERDRIRHDLHDGLGPSLSGMGLGLQALADALDCDGATPAGRLLARIRQEVTTAVGEIRRIIDGLRPTVLDTLGLAEAIRQYAKTLADAVPVEVKIDGLPFLSPGLEATAYRIVTESLTNTARHAGACRACVRISAADGSLQVTVTDTGRGIPDRAAPGLGLMSMRRRAQVLGGTLHVASRPGCTTVAAALPLGVV; from the coding sequence ATGACTACCCGTGCGGTGGTTCGGGTCATGGTGCTCGCGAGTGTCGTCCCGTGTGGTTTCGCACTGTGGGTGTCGGCGCTGCCGCGTTCTCAGCCGACGGGAGCGATGTCCGGTGCCTCGTTCGTGATCGCCCTGTCGGTGGTGAACGTGGGGGAGGCCTGTATTGCGGCGGTGCTGATCCACGCCCGGCCGCGGAATGCGATCGGCTGGATCTTCGCCGGACTGGCGGTGACGTCCGGGTGGGAACAGGCTTTCGTCGCGTACGGAGGGTACGGCCTGGCTGAGGCCGATCCGGTGTGGCCGGGCGCGCGGTTAGCGACCGTGGTTGCTTCGGGGTTGTTCGTACCGGGCTGGGTGGCCTCAGCGACTCTGCTGGTTGCTCTCTATCCGGACGGGCGGCTGGCGGCACGCTGGTGGCGGTGGCCGGTGGGCGCCGTTGTCGCGGGGACTGTCGTGCTGACGTTCCTGTCCCTGTTTGACTCGCACGCTTATGGTGATCTGTTTCCTGGTCTGCCCGCGCCGTTGTCGATGCCGCCCACGTTGTTCACCTGGCTTGCGTTGGGCGTGTGTCTGCCGTTGCTGGCGCTGTCGGCACTGGTCATCTGGGGCGGCACCGTCCTGCGCTTGTTACGCTCGCGTCCTCCGGAGCGACAGCTGCTGGTCTGGCTCATGTGTACTGAAGTCCCGTGCATGGGCGCCAGCTTCTACTCGGCGATGGTCGACAACCGGCCGCTTCCCTCGGTGCTCCTTTCCTTCCTCGTGGTGGTCGCGGTGGCGGTGGGAGTCTTGCGGTACCGGCTTCTTGGAATCGAGGCGGTGCTGCGGCGCGGACTGGTCTACGGCTTGCTGACCGGGGCCGTGATCGCGGTCTACCTGGCCCTGACGGTTGGGATCGGGTCCGCACTGAACCGCCACCCGCTGCTTGGTGTGGTGGCGGCTGCCCTCGTGGCGGTGCTGCTGGCCCCCGCCCGGGATCGACTGCAGCGCGCGGTGGACTGGCTGGTGTACGGCGAACGCCGCGATCCGCTGCGGGCGTTGGCCCGTCTCGGCGACCAGGTGGCGGTCGCCGGAGAGCCTGACCTGCTGCCCGCCGCGCTGAGCGCCGTGATGCGGGCCGTACGTGCCCCCGGTGCCGAGGTCCGCGCGCCGGACGGGCACACGGTCGGACAACAGGGGGTTATGGCAGCGGCCGGTCCGTCGCTGCCGCTGCGGGTGGGGGGCCGAGACCTCGGCACGCTGACGGTGGCCGCCCGTCGGCCGGCGGCCTCCTACGACACGGCCGATCTCCAGTTGCTGGCGGCGTTGGCGCTGCAGGTCGCCACCCTGCTGAGGGCCCTGGAACTCACCGAGGCCTTGGAAGCCGAGCGCGACCACGTCGTGGCTGCCACTCATGCCGAGAGGGACCGGATTCGGCATGACCTCCACGATGGCCTGGGGCCTTCCCTCTCTGGTATGGGGCTGGGGCTGCAGGCACTGGCCGATGCGCTGGACTGTGACGGGGCCACACCGGCGGGCAGACTGCTGGCCCGCATCCGCCAGGAGGTCACCACCGCGGTCGGAGAGATCCGGCGGATCATCGACGGCCTGCGTCCCACGGTGCTGGACACACTGGGGCTGGCAGAGGCCATCCGCCAGTACGCCAAGACGCTCGCCGACGCCGTGCCGGTGGAGGTGAAGATCGATGGACTGCCGTTCTTGTCACCAGGTCTGGAGGCCACCGCCTACCGCATCGTCACCGAGTCGCTCACCAACACCGCTAGGCACGCTGGTGCATGCCGGGCCTGCGTACGGATCTCCGCCGCCGACGGGTCCCTGCAGGTCACCGTCACGGACACCGGCCGCGGCATCCCTGACCGGGCGGCACCGGGGCTGGGCCTGATGTCCATGCGCCGCCGGGCTCAGGTGCTCGGCGGCACCCTCCACGTAGCCTCGCGGCCAGGGTGCACCACCGTGGCGGCGGCTCTCCCACTGGGGGTCGTATGA
- a CDS encoding thymidylate synthase, giving the protein MISFDVTGGDVTRAWIAACNALDRKDNPSHTGLHTVVRIADPTADDPGFRTELDRLRIAKRHEPIETVAGTLFPADLAARATDHASLVARYRAMYPRIKRYPGNAHGTYFGRLVAYPGAKKTDIDQIGNIIGQLRKQAGSKGPMTAAYEADLAHPADGDVPAELLVHAADRDNLYRGFPCLSHVSFQLDRDRRVHAAALYRSQYMFERAYGNYLGLGRLLAYIAAQAGLAVGTLTVMAGHAHLDGPLTAIRPLLSGTPTLAA; this is encoded by the coding sequence ATGATCAGCTTCGATGTCACCGGCGGTGACGTCACCCGCGCCTGGATCGCCGCCTGCAACGCCCTGGACCGCAAGGACAACCCGTCGCACACCGGCCTGCACACCGTGGTGCGCATCGCCGACCCCACCGCCGACGACCCCGGCTTCCGCACCGAACTGGACCGGCTGCGCATCGCCAAACGGCACGAGCCCATCGAGACGGTCGCCGGCACCCTCTTCCCCGCAGACCTCGCAGCCCGAGCCACCGACCACGCCAGCCTCGTGGCCCGCTACCGGGCCATGTACCCGCGGATCAAGCGGTATCCCGGCAACGCGCACGGCACCTACTTCGGACGCCTGGTCGCCTACCCGGGCGCGAAGAAGACCGACATCGACCAGATAGGCAACATCATCGGCCAGCTGCGCAAGCAGGCCGGAAGCAAGGGACCGATGACCGCCGCCTACGAAGCCGACCTCGCCCACCCCGCCGACGGCGACGTGCCGGCCGAACTGCTCGTGCACGCCGCAGACCGCGACAACCTCTACCGGGGCTTTCCCTGCCTGAGCCACGTGTCCTTCCAGCTGGACCGCGATCGCCGGGTGCACGCCGCGGCGCTCTACCGCAGCCAGTACATGTTCGAACGGGCCTACGGCAACTACCTGGGCCTGGGCCGGCTCCTGGCCTACATCGCGGCCCAGGCCGGCCTGGCCGTCGGCACGCTGACCGTCATGGCCGGTCACGCCCACCTGGACGGGCCGCTCACTGCCATCCGGCCGCTGCTGAGCGGCACCCCGACCCTGGCCGCATAG
- a CDS encoding nucleotide kinase domain-containing protein: MVTLLQGRRTSEGSGASGRGGVRVAGRTLCPTPVFDTYWRFAAARQAVYEARLAGGPGPWTGDPILSRYRFTNCFRAADRVSQVLIADVIYGGEQEWEEVFFRTLLFKVFNKESTWRLLTGALGEVRWDGYDHRAFDRVLSRAFAAGERLYSAAYIVPPPQLGEERKHRNHLRLLEMMMTSGAPERVLAAPTLRDAYEVLLGYPAIGPFLAYQFVIDLNYASAMPFSEMDFVVAGPGARDGIRKCFGPAADGIEAEVIRYMADTQDEHFARLGLAFPGLRGRPLQLIDCQNLFCEVDKYARVAYPEIAGISGRSRIKQTYRSSSVPVPAWFPPKWGINEAC; encoded by the coding sequence ATGGTGACGCTGCTGCAAGGACGCCGGACGTCGGAGGGCTCGGGGGCTTCGGGCCGGGGCGGTGTCCGGGTCGCGGGGCGGACGCTGTGTCCCACGCCTGTGTTCGATACGTACTGGCGTTTTGCTGCGGCGCGGCAGGCGGTGTACGAGGCGCGGCTGGCCGGTGGGCCGGGGCCGTGGACGGGTGATCCGATCCTGTCGAGGTACCGGTTCACCAACTGCTTCCGGGCCGCGGACCGGGTGAGTCAGGTGTTGATCGCCGATGTCATCTACGGCGGTGAGCAGGAGTGGGAGGAGGTCTTCTTCCGTACTCTGCTGTTCAAGGTCTTCAACAAGGAGTCCACGTGGCGGCTGCTGACCGGTGCGCTGGGCGAGGTGCGCTGGGACGGCTACGACCACCGGGCCTTTGACCGGGTGCTGTCGCGGGCGTTTGCGGCGGGGGAGCGGCTGTATTCGGCCGCCTATATCGTGCCGCCGCCGCAGCTGGGGGAGGAGCGCAAGCACCGTAACCATCTGCGGCTGCTGGAGATGATGATGACCTCCGGTGCGCCGGAGAGGGTCTTGGCGGCGCCGACGCTGCGGGATGCCTACGAGGTGCTGCTGGGCTATCCGGCCATCGGCCCGTTCCTGGCGTATCAGTTCGTCATCGACCTCAACTACGCTTCCGCGATGCCGTTTTCGGAGATGGACTTTGTCGTCGCCGGGCCCGGCGCCAGGGACGGGATCCGCAAGTGCTTCGGTCCGGCGGCCGACGGCATCGAGGCCGAGGTCATCCGGTACATGGCCGACACCCAGGACGAGCACTTCGCTCGCCTGGGCCTGGCCTTCCCCGGCCTGCGGGGTCGGCCGCTGCAGCTGATCGACTGCCAGAATCTGTTCTGTGAGGTCGACAAGTACGCGCGTGTCGCCTATCCGGAGATCGCCGGGATTAGCGGCCGCAGCCGCATCAAGCAGACATACCGCTCTTCGTCGGTGCCGGTACCGGCCTGGTTCCCGCCCAAGTGGGGCATCAACGAAGCCTGTTGA